The DNA segment CCGAATGACGAATGAGGTTCCAAGTGGACCGCGGTCAACGAATCATTCGACATTCAGTCATTCGGATTTGATTCGACATTCGGATTTAGAACTTCGACATTAGAGCGCGGCTCTCCTCCCCGGGTGTTTCTGCTCCATCCCGCACGCGCCGGCGACGGGCAGCATCTTGGCTGGGCTAAGTAGTCCCGTGGGATTGAAGGCGTTGCGTAAGCGGCCCATCACATCCAGGTCGTCTTCGGTGAACATCTTGCGCATGAAGCCGATTTTTTCCACGCCGATGCCGTGCTCGCCGGTCACGCTGCCGCCGCAATCGAGGCAGGCCTGGAGGATTTCGTTGCTGGCTTCCAGCACGCGTTCCACTTGTGCGGCGTCGCGCTCGTCGAACAGCAAGATCGGATGAATGTTGCCGTCGCCGGCGTGGAAGACGTTGACGATCCGCAGTTGGTATTTTTCGCCGATGGCGATGATGCTCCGCAAAATCTCCGGCAGTTTTGTGCGCGGCACCACGCCGTCTTGTGTGCAATAGCTCGGGCTCAATCGCCCCACCGCGCCGAAGGCTTGCTTGCGGCATTTCCAGAGCAGTTGCCGCTCCTTAGGCGTTTTCGCCTGGCGGACTTCGCGCGCGCCGGACTTCAAGCACAGTTCGACGATGCGATCGCGCTGCGCGTCGAGGCCGGCTTCGAGCCCGTCGACTTCGATCAGCAAAATCGCCTGGGCGTCGAGCGGAAAGCCGAAGTGAAACGCTTCTTCGACGGCGACCAGGATGCCCTGGTCCATCATCTCCAGCGCCGCCGGCACAATTCCGGCGCCGATGATTTCGCTGATGGCGTTCGTGGCGTCGGTGACCGAATCGAACACGCCGAGCATGGTCCGCCAACCTTGCGGATCGCGCGTCAGGCGGACCCAGACCTTGGTGGCGATGCCGAGCGTCCCTTCGCTGCCGATCATCACGCCGGTGAGATCCAAACCGGGATTATTCTCAGCCGGCCCGCCGAATTGCACGACCGTGCCGTCGGCCATCACGACTTCCACGCCCAGCACGTGATTCACCGTGACGCCGTACTTGAGCGTGTGCGGACCGCCGGAGTTGGTGGCCACGTTGCCGCCGATCGTGCAGGCGCCTTGGCTCGACGGGTCCGGCGCGTAGTGAAAGCCCGTCCCTTTGAGCGCCTGCGTCAGCCAGACATTCACCACGCCGGGCTGCACGACGGCGTAGCGATCGCGGGTGTTGATCTCCAGAATTTCCTTCATCTTCGTAACGACAATCATCACGCCGCCGCCGACCGGCAGGCACCCGCCAGCAAGGCTCGTGCCCGCTCCGCGCGGCACGAACGGCACTTCATATTGCCGACAGAGCTTCACGATCTGCGCGACCTCCTCCGTCGACCGCGGAAACACCACCACGTCCGGCGAGTTCTTTTCAATCACGAACCCATCGCACTCGTAAACGAGCAAATCGCTCCGAGCGGAAAGGACGTTTTCCGTGCCGAGGGCACGGCGGAGGTCGTCGATGAAGCGGGTGGGGAGGGAGGCGGCCACGGAGGAACCATCGGCTTGGGGAGATGGATTCAATGCCGACCCAGCTTATGCGCCGCCACTGGCTGCGTCCACTGGTGGCAGGACGGCTAAACATCCTTCCGAGCTGCCGACGGGATCGCCCAACTAGAACGGCTCCGCATGCACAAACCGATCGTCTTCAAACGTGACTAGCCAACCCCAGATGCCGTAGCCCCACCTTTCATATCGCTTCCCATCGCGCACCCAGTCGTCCGCGTTGTCTGGTTCGCCGAGAATTTCAATGACTTCGACTCTTGTCATTCCCGTCTGCAATTGCGCAACTTCTGCTCGCGTTACGGAATTCGGTATGGCTTTGTATACACACGATCCAACTGCCGCGAGCATCGCCCAGGCGGCGACGCCAACCAATAGCTCGCGGAGAGTAAATCGGGGCAATCGCATTCCCCGATTGTATCCAAGACAAGCATGACAACCCCCTTCGCCCCCAGTGGCCCAGCGGCCCGCGCTCCGTTACAATAGGGGATCGGTTCGCCCGGGCCGGCTGGCGGTGCGGACTGGGGTGG comes from the Planctomycetia bacterium genome and includes:
- a CDS encoding FAD-linked oxidase C-terminal domain-containing protein; its protein translation is MAASLPTRFIDDLRRALGTENVLSARSDLLVYECDGFVIEKNSPDVVVFPRSTEEVAQIVKLCRQYEVPFVPRGAGTSLAGGCLPVGGGVMIVVTKMKEILEINTRDRYAVVQPGVVNVWLTQALKGTGFHYAPDPSSQGACTIGGNVATNSGGPHTLKYGVTVNHVLGVEVVMADGTVVQFGGPAENNPGLDLTGVMIGSEGTLGIATKVWVRLTRDPQGWRTMLGVFDSVTDATNAISEIIGAGIVPAALEMMDQGILVAVEEAFHFGFPLDAQAILLIEVDGLEAGLDAQRDRIVELCLKSGAREVRQAKTPKERQLLWKCRKQAFGAVGRLSPSYCTQDGVVPRTKLPEILRSIIAIGEKYQLRIVNVFHAGDGNIHPILLFDERDAAQVERVLEASNEILQACLDCGGSVTGEHGIGVEKIGFMRKMFTEDDLDVMGRLRNAFNPTGLLSPAKMLPVAGACGMEQKHPGRRAAL
- the bamE gene encoding outer membrane protein assembly factor BamE, with product MRLPRFTLRELLVGVAAWAMLAAVGSCVYKAIPNSVTRAEVAQLQTGMTRVEVIEILGEPDNADDWVRDGKRYERWGYGIWGWLVTFEDDRFVHAEPF